Proteins from a genomic interval of Oscillospiraceae bacterium:
- a CDS encoding aminoglycoside phosphotransferase family protein, with protein MNNNNMGLDFGTISEAIKNIHGNIEIAVIHRTNIRNNDRSITNSIVAKSSAGDIKLIEKVLITNDDGLHKLSLLNKLGIAVPKVYFLDFESKAMLIEDLGENYITGFMFDEDNPQGNIYRNHINDVLSAVADLHLKCWDNYDMFDKIGLPWHINNFTEHMKYVENDYLIYKKSYSGKLKSKDFEIYEQALEFLNDKYPRIICDRFQKGKNITVIHGDFHPGNTFISADERNTAVKMIDFEAVRMGLATDDLAMFLALHAAPGKSAAMPFLNHYYSIISKNIDGYSFDNFISDYKASICENLFFPIRLINSGILDFAMAEKALVAYETFFAE; from the coding sequence ATGAATAATAACAATATGGGACTTGACTTTGGCACAATATCTGAGGCTATTAAAAACATACATGGAAATATAGAGATCGCTGTTATTCATAGAACAAACATACGCAATAATGACAGAAGTATTACCAACAGTATTGTCGCAAAAAGCTCTGCCGGTGATATTAAGCTCATAGAAAAAGTATTAATTACAAATGATGACGGATTGCATAAGCTTTCATTATTAAATAAACTCGGGATTGCTGTTCCAAAGGTATATTTTTTGGATTTTGAATCAAAGGCGATGTTGATTGAAGATCTGGGAGAAAATTATATTACCGGCTTTATGTTTGACGAGGATAATCCGCAAGGCAATATTTACCGAAATCATATAAATGATGTGCTATCAGCTGTAGCGGATTTGCACTTGAAATGCTGGGATAATTATGATATGTTCGATAAAATCGGATTGCCCTGGCATATAAATAATTTCACTGAACACATGAAATATGTGGAAAATGACTACTTAATATATAAGAAATCATATTCAGGAAAATTAAAAAGTAAGGATTTCGAAATATATGAGCAGGCACTGGAATTTTTAAATGACAAATACCCGCGCATCATATGCGACAGGTTCCAAAAAGGGAAAAATATAACAGTTATTCACGGTGATTTTCACCCCGGCAATACCTTCATTTCCGCAGATGAAAGAAACACCGCAGTTAAAATGATTGATTTTGAGGCGGTAAGAATGGGACTTGCCACCGATGATCTTGCTATGTTTTTAGCTTTGCATGCCGCGCCGGGAAAATCGGCAGCAATGCCATTTCTTAATCATTATTACAGTATAATAAGTAAAAATATCGATGGATACAGCTTTGATAATTTTATTTCCGATTATAAAGCATCAATATGTGAAAACTTATTTTTTCCGATCAGATTGATCAACAGCGGTATATTGGATTTCGCCATGGCAGAAAAAGCACTCGTAGCATACGAAACATTTTTTGCTGAATAG
- a CDS encoding DNA-deoxyinosine glycosylase, with amino-acid sequence MIIHPIPPIYDKNSHILILGSFPSVKSRETGFFYGHPQNRFWRVTASVFGCDIPQTIPEKKAFLLDNDIALWDVIYSCEIVGSSDSSITNVKPNDLNVILDKCGIKQIYVNGKTSEKFYNKYTRPIIGRSAVSLPSTSPANAAWTLDSLIEAWEVILY; translated from the coding sequence ATGATAATTCATCCCATTCCTCCGATTTACGATAAAAATTCACATATACTCATACTCGGAAGCTTTCCATCGGTAAAATCACGCGAAACCGGATTCTTTTATGGGCATCCGCAAAACCGATTCTGGCGGGTTACTGCGTCAGTGTTCGGCTGTGATATTCCTCAGACAATTCCGGAAAAGAAAGCTTTTTTACTTGATAACGATATCGCGCTCTGGGATGTTATATACTCCTGCGAAATTGTGGGCAGCTCTGACAGCTCGATAACAAATGTAAAGCCTAACGATTTGAATGTAATACTTGATAAATGTGGAATAAAACAAATTTATGTCAACGGAAAGACGTCTGAAAAATTTTATAATAAATACACGCGCCCGATAATCGGAAGAAGCGCGGTCTCCCTGCCGTCAACCAGCCCGGCAAACGCAGCGTGGACACTTGACAGCCTGATTGAGGCATGGGAGGTTATATTATATTAA